In Actinomycetota bacterium, the sequence GGACTAGATATAAAGGATTTCAGATTCAGAAAGATTTAGATACAATACAGGGAAGATTGGAGGATTGCCTAAGTACCATATTAGGAAAAAGAATAAAAATAAAATATTCAAGTAGAACAGATGCAGGAGTTCATGCCAAGGGACAGGTAATTAACTTTATAACAGAGAACAAGATAGATCATATTAAACTTCAAAGGTCTATGAATGCAATATTACCGAGTGATATAGTTATAAAGCACATAGAGGAGGTTGAAAATAATTTTGACTCAAGAAGGGATGCCAAAAGTAGAGAGTATGAATATTATATTTTGAATAGGCAATTTCCATCTGCATTTAATAAAAATTACTTATTAATTGATAAAAAACTTAATATTAAATCAATGATTTTAGCTTCTAAATATCTTATTGGAAAAAAAGATTTTAAAGCATTTTGCAAAGATTCATCAGAAGTTAAAAATACTGTTCGCAATGTAAAAGAAGTTGAAATTAACAAAGTAGGAGATTTCATAGTAATAAAGATAATAGCAAATTCCTTTATTCATCAAATGGTAAGAATAATTGTAGGAACCTTGATAGAAGTAGGCCTCTCTAAAAGAGAGCCTTATGAAATTTTACAAATTTTAGAAAAAAAACAGAGAATATTTGCAGGAAAGGTAGCAGAAGCGAAAGGTCTTTATTTAACCAAAATTAATTATTGAAAAAATAAAATTAAATAACCTTTGAAAGATTTGGGCAAAGTTTCTGTCTTCCTCTCCCTTGATGGGAGAGGGTAGGGAGAGGGTAAAATGTCTTCGAAACCATGCCACAAATCTATTAATGAAAATTAAATTTAAAAAAATATAGTATTGTTATTGAGAGGGAGACGAAATTAGGTTGAAAACAACAATCATAAAGGAAAAAGATATAAAGAAAGATTGGTATATCATTGATGCAACTGGAAAGACATTAGGAAGACTTGCCAGCAAAGTTGCTAATATTCTTATGGGAAAACATAAAGTTAACTATGTGCCACATTTAGATGTTGGTGATTATATAGTAGTAATAAATGCTGATAAGGTAGTTTTAACTGGTAAGAAATTATCTACAAAAATATATTATAAACATTCAGGTTATCCAGGTGGATTAAAAGAGAAGGTTTATAAAGAGCTGATGAAGGAAAAGCCTGAATTTGTATTTAAAAAAGCTGTAAAGGGAATGCTTCGAAAAAATAAGTTAGGTAGAAAGATGTTTAAGAAGTTGAAAGTATATTCAGGCTCCAAGCATCCCCATCAAGCTCAGAATCTAAAGATCATTGATATCTAAAAGTAAGTAGGAGGATTATTATTTTGGATAAACTAGTATATAAAGCTACAGGTAGGAGAAAAACATCTGTTGCAAGGGTGAGAATAATACCAGGTGAGGGTAAATTCAATATAAATGGAAGAAGTTTAGATGAGTATTTTCCACAAAAAGCTTTTAAAGAAACAGCTTTAAAACCCTTAATTCTTACCCAGACAGAATTTCAATTCGATATTATTGTAAATGTTAATGGAGGGGGGATATCAAGTCAATCAGGTGCAATTGCTCATGGAATATCAAGAGCATTGCTTGAAGCTAATGCGGATTACAGACAACTACTTAAAAAAGAAGGACTATTAACCAGAGATCCAAGGATGAAAGAAAGAAAAAAATATGGTTTAAAGAAAGCAAGGAAAGCCCCCCAATACTCTAAGAGATAAAATAACATTTGTATTAAAGGGGAGATTTATTTGCCAAAAATTTTTGGAACAGATGGCGTAAGAGGTATAGCAAATAGAGAGTTAACATGTGAACTTGCATTTAAGGTAGGATTTGCAAGTGCTAAGAAGTTAGCTAATATAGGGGAATATATAGTTATTGGTAAGGATAATCGCCCTTCTTCAGATATGCTTGAAGCAGCTGTAACTGCTGGAATATGTTCAGCAGGTATTAATGTTATAAAATTTGGAATTATCCCTTCCTCCGCAATACCTTTCTTAATAAGAAAGACCTCTGCTAGTGGTGGAGTAATGATATCAGCTTCTCATAATTCATCTGAATATAATGGAATTAAATTTTTCACGGATCATGGTTTCAAATTAGAAGAAGAAACTGAAGCTGAAATTGAAAAAGAAATAGATAGTATAAATGATACTTCGTTAAGATCATCTGGAAAAGATATCGGGAGAGTAAGTAATAGGTGTGATTTAGTAGATAGTTATATTGATTTTTTAACAAATTTATATCCTCTAAATCTGAGGGGTTTAAAGATTGCTATAGATTGTGCAAATGGTGTTGCAAGCTTTATAGCCCCTGAAGTCTATAAGAAACTGGGCGCTACTTTATTAGTTCATAGTAATGAAGAGTTAGGTGAGAATATAAACTACATGTGTGGTTCAACATTTCCTGAAAATATAAGTAATATAGTCAAAAAGACTAAATCAGATATTGGCATTGCTTTTGATGGAGATGGCGATAGATTAATAGTTTCTGATGAAAAAGGAAATATATTAGATGGTGAATTCATAATGGCAATTATTGTGAATTTTCTGAAGAATGAAGAAAAGCTTAAAAATAACTTACTTGTTACAACAGTAATGGCTAATTTAGGATTTGTTCAAGCTTTGAAAAATTTAGGAATTAAGGTTATAACCACAGATGTTGGTGACCGCTTTGTACTAATAGAAATGCTGAAGAGAGGTTCAATAATTGGTGGGGAACAATCAGGACATATAATATTGCTGGATAAATATACAACTGGAGATGGAATATTAACTTCTTTAGCACTACTTAATGTTTTAATTAAGCAAAAACAGCCACTTTCTGAACTTTCCAAAATTATGAAAAAATATCCACAAGTTTTGATAAATGTGGAAGCGAAAGATAAATCAAAACTATCCTCAGCTAAGCATTTTTGGGAAAAAGTTAAAGAACTTGAAAAGAAACTTAATGGAAATGGAAGAATCTTTGTAAGACCTTCAGGTACAGAATCAGTTATAAGGATAAT encodes:
- the truA gene encoding tRNA pseudouridine(38-40) synthase TruA, producing the protein MHNIKIILEYNGTRYKGFQIQKDLDTIQGRLEDCLSTILGKRIKIKYSSRTDAGVHAKGQVINFITENKIDHIKLQRSMNAILPSDIVIKHIEEVENNFDSRRDAKSREYEYYILNRQFPSAFNKNYLLIDKKLNIKSMILASKYLIGKKDFKAFCKDSSEVKNTVRNVKEVEINKVGDFIVIKIIANSFIHQMVRIIVGTLIEVGLSKREPYEILQILEKKQRIFAGKVAEAKGLYLTKINY
- the rplM gene encoding 50S ribosomal protein L13, with the protein product MKTTIIKEKDIKKDWYIIDATGKTLGRLASKVANILMGKHKVNYVPHLDVGDYIVVINADKVVLTGKKLSTKIYYKHSGYPGGLKEKVYKELMKEKPEFVFKKAVKGMLRKNKLGRKMFKKLKVYSGSKHPHQAQNLKIIDI
- the rpsI gene encoding 30S ribosomal protein S9; its protein translation is MDKLVYKATGRRKTSVARVRIIPGEGKFNINGRSLDEYFPQKAFKETALKPLILTQTEFQFDIIVNVNGGGISSQSGAIAHGISRALLEANADYRQLLKKEGLLTRDPRMKERKKYGLKKARKAPQYSKR
- a CDS encoding phosphoglucosamine mutase — its product is MPKIFGTDGVRGIANRELTCELAFKVGFASAKKLANIGEYIVIGKDNRPSSDMLEAAVTAGICSAGINVIKFGIIPSSAIPFLIRKTSASGGVMISASHNSSEYNGIKFFTDHGFKLEEETEAEIEKEIDSINDTSLRSSGKDIGRVSNRCDLVDSYIDFLTNLYPLNLRGLKIAIDCANGVASFIAPEVYKKLGATLLVHSNEELGENINYMCGSTFPENISNIVKKTKSDIGIAFDGDGDRLIVSDEKGNILDGEFIMAIIVNFLKNEEKLKNNLLVTTVMANLGFVQALKNLGIKVITTDVGDRFVLIEMLKRGSIIGGEQSGHIILLDKYTTGDGILTSLALLNVLIKQKQPLSELSKIMKKYPQVLINVEAKDKSKLSSAKHFWEKVKELEKKLNGNGRIFVRPSGTESVIRIMVESTSEKLANSIAKQLALLINF